In Deltaproteobacteria bacterium, the DNA window TTTTCGGAGGGTTATCGGCAGTCAACGGGGTCAGCTTCCAGGTGGAGGAGGGGGAAATCTTCGGTCTTATCGGACCAAACGGCTCCGGAAAGACAACTATCTTCAATCTGATCAATCACTACTTTCCTCTGACCTCCGGCGATATTTATTTTATGGGACAGCGGATCACCGGTCTGAGCACCCATAAAATCTGCCAATTAGGCATTGCCAGGACCTTCCAGGTAGTCAAACCCCTGGCCAGAATGACCGTCCTGGATAATGTCATCGCCTCAGCCTTTTGCCGGGTAAACACCCTCAGGGAAGCCCGTAAACTGGCCCTGGAAACCATCGCCTTTTGCGGACTTTCATCCTACCAGGAGCAGACGGCTAAAAGCCTGCCGATCGGACTCCGTAAACGCCTGGAGATTACCCGGGCCCTGGCCACGCAACCCAAAGTCCTTCTTCTGGACGAGACCTGTGCCGGCCTGAACCCCAAAGAAGTCGATCAGGCTATCGGACTGATTAAAAACATCAACAAGCAGGGAATTACCATCATCATCATCGAACACATCATGAAGGTGATCATGAGCATCTCGAAAAAAATCCTGGCTATCAACCACGGCCAGTCGATCACCTCCGGGACTCCGGAAGAGGTTTCCCGGAATCCGCAGGTAATCGAGGCTTACCTGGGAGAAGATTATGCTTAAGGTCAATCAGTTGGAGGTCTCCTACGGGGATGTCCAGGTTTTGTGGGAGGTCTCCTTTGAAGTCCGGGAAAAAGAGATCCTGGTCCTGATCGGGGCCAACGGGGCCGGGAAGTCAACCACCTTGCGTACGATTTCCGGTCTCATCCGTCCCAAGAAGGGGTCCATCGAATTCGACGGGGTAAGACTGGACCGGATTCCCGAACATAAAACCATCGAACAGGGTATTGCCCATGTCCCGGAAGGCAGACGCCTTTTCCCGGAAATGACCGTAGAAGAAAATCTCATTATGGGCTCCCTTTCCCCCCTGGCTAAATCCAAAAGGAAGGAAACCCTCCAATGGATCTACAGTCTGTTCCCCCGTCTTGAAGAAAGGCGCAAACAACATGCCCGCACCTTGAGCGGGGGCGAACAGCAGATGTGTGCCATCGGCCGGGGGCTCATGTCCCTTCCTAAACTGCTGATGTTCGATGAACCCTCCCTCGGGCTGGCTCCGGTACTGGTGCAGGAGATCTTTCGAATGATAAAAAAAATCAATCAGGAAGGGGTGACCGTCCTTCTGGTGGAGCAGAATGTCAAACACACCCTGTCCATCTGTCATCGGGCCTATGTCCTGGAAAACGGGCGTATCGTCCTGGAAGGGACCGGCGCAGAACTCCTGAATAATCCCCATGTCAAAGAAGCCTATCTGGGAATATAAAAGAACAGGAATTCAGAATTCAGAATTCAGAATTCAGAATGTTGAAGATTGTTTTTCTCTTCTGGCTTCTGGCTTCTGGCTCCTGGATTCTGATTTTTAGCCATGGAAGCCATGATTCTGGCGGCCGGGAAAGGGACCCGTCTCCTTCCCCTGACCCTGGGCCGTCCCAAACCCCTTTTCCCGATCCTGAATCAGCCCCTGCTTGACCTGACCTTCGATTTCCTGAATCGATTTTCTATCTCCCGGCTGGTCCTCAATACCCATCACCTTGCCCCCCGAATAGAAGAATTTGTTCAATCCGAAAAAGA includes these proteins:
- a CDS encoding ABC transporter ATP-binding protein; its protein translation is MIIFEARDLVKFFGGLSAVNGVSFQVEEGEIFGLIGPNGSGKTTIFNLINHYFPLTSGDIYFMGQRITGLSTHKICQLGIARTFQVVKPLARMTVLDNVIASAFCRVNTLREARKLALETIAFCGLSSYQEQTAKSLPIGLRKRLEITRALATQPKVLLLDETCAGLNPKEVDQAIGLIKNINKQGITIIIIEHIMKVIMSISKKILAINHGQSITSGTPEEVSRNPQVIEAYLGEDYA
- a CDS encoding ABC transporter ATP-binding protein, with the translated sequence MLKVNQLEVSYGDVQVLWEVSFEVREKEILVLIGANGAGKSTTLRTISGLIRPKKGSIEFDGVRLDRIPEHKTIEQGIAHVPEGRRLFPEMTVEENLIMGSLSPLAKSKRKETLQWIYSLFPRLEERRKQHARTLSGGEQQMCAIGRGLMSLPKLLMFDEPSLGLAPVLVQEIFRMIKKINQEGVTVLLVEQNVKHTLSICHRAYVLENGRIVLEGTGAELLNNPHVKEAYLGI